The region AAATACCAAGTTACACCTTCTCAAGTCGCACTTAACTGGGTTATTAATTCAAATGGTGAAACTATTGTTGCAATTCCGGGAGCTACCACAAGAGGTCAGGCTTCAGATAATGCTGGAGCAATGAGTTTTGAACTTTCACAAGACGATATAGTTTATTTAAATGATGTATCTTCTTTAGTCTGAGTTAAGAACTTCAACAACAGCCGATATTACCAGCTCATGCAGCTCACCGTTTGTACCAACTATTCCTTTATTGTCGGCAAGGGTTCTGCCTTTTGAGAAGTCTAAGTTGTTTCCATAAATATCCGATACCCTTCCGCCTGCTTCGCTGACTATTATTGAACCTGCTGCATGGTCCCATATCTTTTCTGAGTAATCTTTCCTGGTCGGGAGTCTTAGATAAATTGAAGCATCACCTCTAGCAATAACCGCATACTTACACTGGCTATCAATTCTAATAGGTTCTGCTGTTACGCCAAGTATTTGAGAGATTTTCTCTGAATCACTGTGTGATGAATGCGCAGATTCTACCGACTCGCAAAAAGGCGCGTATGATGGATGCTCTATATCTGAAACCTCAACCTTATCACTTCTCTCGCTTTCTATATGCTCAGCCGATGATCCACTTCCCTTTACAGCGCTGTAAATTAATCCGGTCTCGCTGTCACTTTTATTTAGGTCAGCGCTTAGATTTGGACATCCCAACACCCCCAAAACAACTTCTCCATTTTCAATAAGAGCAAGTGCTACTGCATACTGCTCACCCCTTAGAAATCCTTTTGTTCCGTCTATTGGATCAAGTGTCCAGAACCTGCCCACTGCCCCTCCTTGGTATCCACCCCTATCTATAATAGAATGAATTTCATCCTCTCTAAGCTCGGGAAGAACCTCGGATACATACTCATAGACTTTGCGGCTTAAAAACTCACCTTCTTTTTTTCTTAGCTCTACCGAATCTTCTTCTGCTACAACGGGGTCATTGGGAAATGCTTTCATTAGTTCGTGGCAAATAATTGTTTGCGCTCCAAAGTCCGCTACAGTAACGGGGGACTTATCTTTCTTTGTCATAGTCTCTTCTGATACTAATGATGCCTGTACTTTTGTGCAAAGCCTGCAAGCTTTCTTAACAGCATCAATGGCGGTTCTTAGTTCGTTTTCATATTTCATAAAATTCTCCGGATTTATCTAATGGCGATACATTTTACCATTTAAGAGAAAACACAAAAGACCAGTTATCAAAATACTGTAATTCTCTAATAATAGCGATTACTTAGAAGGAGCCAGGCCTTTTGTTCCTCCCCTTATTTTGGAGAACCACTGTGAAAAATTAATCTTTGCATCAAGAACAAGGCTAAATACAGATGGAACTAATATTAGAGTAAACATTGTAGAAACTAATAGGCCGCCAACTACTACGCTTCCAAGGCCTCTGTAGAACTCTGAACCCGATCCTGGAAGAATTATAAGTGGCAGCATACCGAATACACTTGTTGTTGTACTCATAAATATCGGCCTTATTCTAGACCTAACTGATTCAACTATCGCTTCTTTATGCTTCATCGCATGGTCTCTTATATTATTTAGAGACTGATGCACAATTAGGATTGCATTATTTACAACAATACCGATTAATATTACAAACCCTAGCATAGTTAGTATGTTTAAAGGCATGTAAATAAATAGGTTTAGAACAAAAAGTCCCAAAAATCCGCCAAATGCAGCAAGTGGAACGCTGAACATGATAACAAGCGGATATAGGAAACTTTCAAATAAAGATGCCATAAGCAAAAAGGCAATAATGGCAGCTAGAATGAAATTCCACTGAAGCGCCTGTCGTGTTTTTGTTAGATCATCGGCCGAACCAGTAAGGATTGCATCATAAGCACCCGACAATTCTCCACTTTGAATTAAAGGGGCAAGAATTTCGCCATTTATAACCTCAATAGCTGTTTCTAGAGGCATTTGCTCTGGTGGGATAACAGATATTGCAATTGTTCTCTGTCTTTCATAGTGGTTAATCTGCTCTGGTCCTGTGGTTACATTAACATCAGCAATTGATCCTAGCGTGAGCATCTTTCCGCCTTCAGTGTTTATCATCAGATCTTCAATTTCATGGGTTCTACTAGCGTATTCATCCATACCTCTTAGAGTTAAATCAATTTCATCTCCGTCAAGCTGATACTCACTTATAGTAGCACCGTCGACAAGAGCATTTAACATAAAGCCAAGCTCTTGATTTGTAATACCAACATCAGAGGCACGTTCTCTGTTTAGTACCAACTGCACCTCTGGATTGCCCAGGTCTAAACTAGGAATAGGGCGAACCTGTCCTTCAGGGATTTTCTCCATTGCGAGGAAAAATACCTTTTGAGCGATTCCTACAAGTTGTTCTAAATCTGGTCCTGTAATTTGGATATTTATAGAGCGACCCTCACCTATTCCTCTTTGAAAAATACTTGATTGATTAACAATAGCTATCATTCCTGGTATTTGCCTAAGTGCAGTATGCATTGGAGGCATAAGACCTTTTACCTCATCAGATTTCCTTGCCCTTGCTCCCATAAATGCCTGACGACCAGTGGCTACATAAAAGAAATGTTCCATGAGTGGACCATCAAGTTCCTGGGCTTGTTCTGATCCAACTTCTGCCTCCCAGTAGCGGCGCAAATCTTCTTCGATGCCGATGCCTATGTCTGTAAATTCGCCTATGTTATATCCTGGTGGAGGTATCAATATACCAAATACAAGGTTGCGATTTCCCTCAGGAAGGTACTCAGTCTTTGGCATCATTATCCAACTTAGCAATATTGCTCCAATTGTAAATGTTAATACAACTAATATTCTGGTTCGTGTTGTTGAGAGTATATGTGATACGAGATTAGAAATTGCAATTGAAACTGACTCAGCCCTATTTGTTATTCCCCATAAATTTGTAAAGTTCCGACCAGGTTTTGGTTTTACTACGCTTAAAATTTTCGCTGATATAGTTGGAATCACAGTAATCGATACTATAAGACTCAATATTACCGAGACACTAATTGCAATGGCGATATCCCTGAATAACTGACCTGCTTGATCTTGTACAAATATTACAGGTACGAAAACAGCTGCTGTTGTAAGAGTACTTGCAAGAACTGCTCCCCAAACTTCAACTGTTCCATCATATGCAGCCTGAACACGGGATTTGCCCATTTGCATATGCCGGTAAATGTTTTCTAACACTACAATTGAGTTGTCTATTACCATACCAACTGCAAATGCCATACCTGCAAGACTAATTACATTAATAGTTCTTCCTAATGCAGACATTACAACAAATGTTCCGATAATGCTTATGGGTATGGCCGTAGCTACAATAAGAGTTGAACTAGCACTTCGAAGAAAGAACAGCAGCACTAGTACCGCAAGAAGACCACCGATAATTAAGTTTTGTTGTACTAGGTCAATTGCGCGAACTATATAACTTGTTTCTTCATATACGTTGAACATTCGGAGGTCAAGTTTCTGAAGCTCTCCTTGATTAAGTTCATCCATAGCCTCGATAAGACCAGCCATGACATCTATTGAGTTAGCTCCGCTTTCTTTAACAGCATTTATCGCGATTGCCGGCTCACCATTTTGACGCACCGCGTAGTCGGCATCTTTATACCCTAAAGAAACATTAGCCACGTCTCTAACGTATACTGGGGCTCCGTTTTTCCTTGTAATTATTACGTTCTCTATATCTTGGGGAGATGTATATTCGCCTACTGTTCTGACTATGTAGCGTCTTTTACCTTCATCAAAATCTCCGGCGCTATAGTTGTCGTTATCACTCCTAATGGCATCAGCCATCTCATTAATTGTGATCCCTCTGGCAGCCAGTGCGTTCGGATCAACAACTACCTGCATTTCACGCTCGTATCCGCCAAATACATTAGATGATCCGACCCCGGAAACCCTTTCAAATCTTGGTTTTATAAAATCATTTGCAAAATCATGATATTGGTAAATATCAACTATATTGCCTTCTTTGGGTTTTAAGATAAACCAAGCCATTGCGCTTGCGCCGACATCCGTAGTTAGAATCACTGGCTGATCTACATTATCCGGATATTCTTGGACTTGGTTTAGTTTGTTTGATACATCTACAACAGCGGCATCAATGTCTGTGCCAATAGCAAATTCTAAAACAATATTGCCTGATGAGTCCTGGCTCTCACTGGTCATCTCAACTAAATTATCCAATGTCTTTAACTCATCTTCTTGTTCTCGGATAATTTCTGTTTCTATCTCTTGAGGGCTAGCACCTTCCCAGAATGTATTTACGGAAATAATAGGCTTGTCGACATCGGGAGTTAGCTGTACTGGGATGTTAAATAATGCAATAAATCCAAAGAGTACAATGAATATTACGCCAACAGCCACACTAACGGGCTTTTTAATAGAAGTATCAACTAATTTCATTTAGATAGAGTCCCCTTACTCTGAATTGCTTAATTAACTTTGTTTTGCTCTGATTCTTGATTGATTACTGTCACGGGTTGGTTAGGCATGAGCCTTTCATTCCCTTTAACCACAACTTCCTGACCGCTTTGAACAGGTCCAATCACTTGTATCTTATCCTCATACGCCATACCTGTGCTAATAGGAAGTGGTTGAGCAGCGCCTTCATTTACTATATATATAAAGTTAGCATTGTTCTGAGTGACAATAGCATCTTTGGGGACAAGCATTACTGTTGAAGGATCACCAATTGGGAAAGACACTCTCGCTACCATACCGCTTTTAATTGTTCCATCTTTGTTATCTAAGTTTATTTTTACAGGAAATGTGCGCGACTCCGCATCTGCCTGTGGCACAACTGATGTAATTTCACCCTCTATATTTACATCTGGTAGAGCATCAAAATTTACATTTACCTTAAGTCCTTTTTTTATCTGACTCACATAACGCTCTGGCATATCGATCTTTATTTCAGCAATATCAATATCTATAAGTTCTACAACCGGACCACCTTTTTGAACCCACTGGCCGACCTCGGTAAATTCCTGAGTAACATATCCGCTAAATGGAGCGGTTATCTTGGACTTTTCTATATCATATTCAAGGCTGTCAACCTGAGCTTGAAACTGTGCTATTCTAGCGCCGAGCGCAGATTTCTCTGATTCTGCGTCCTGGAGTTGCTGGGTTGATGCAACCCCTTTTTGCTCAAGTTCCTCAAACCTAACCAAGTTCTTTCTGGCAAGCTGGAAACGAGCCTGTGCTTCTCTTTTATTTGCCTGTGCCTCTTTTAAATCTATCTCAAGGCTGCGGGTATTAAATTCAGCGATTACTTCTCCTTTTTCAAGGAATTTCCCCTCTGTCCCCGGCAAGCTCTCAACTAAGCCTTCAATTTCACTTGCTATTGTGCTGCTCTTATCTGGCTGAACAGCTCCAACCAAAGTGACAGGTTTCTGAAGAGTTTGCTCCTGTACTTTTTCAACCTCAACTGGGGCCGCTGGAGGTGCTTGGGCCATAGAGTCTAGGCTCAGCAACAAAAATAACATGCTGATACCGATAAAATTTAAAGCATATTTAATAGAAATTGTCATTTGTCTCCCTTTACTACTTAGCTTTGATACCATCTAAAAATACTGTCACATATGTTTCAACTAGTTCTTCATTGCTAGTTTTATTTCTTTTTTTCTCGCCGAATAGTTCTTTTACAATTATATGATTTACTATCATCCCAATGAAAGCCTGTGAGGCGCATAAGGAGTTAACATTCTTGAAAGCACCGTCTTTAATTCTTCCTTCGATATAATCACTAAGTAGCATGTCTACATACTCTACATATGTATTAAAAAACATATCAGAGAGTTCATGACCTTCTAACGCGCTAAAATGAAGAAGTCTTATGAAGCTCGAGTCATTGCCGCATTTTTCCAGCATTCTTTCAGCGATAGATCGAAATATTAAATAGTCGTCTTTTGTGTCTTTGTATGTCTGAATGGGAAGCTCTATTCCTGGCTCATCATCAATCTTCTTTTCAATGATGGCTCCATAAAGATCACTCTTGGTTGAGAAATGTCTGAATATCAAAGATTCATTTACCTCTGCAGCCTCAGCAATCTCCTTGGTCGTAGTGCCGTTGAATCCTTTTTCTGCAAAAAGCTCAATAGCCGTTTCTAGTATCTTATCTCTGGTGGTAGTTTTTTCACTCTGGGCTTGATTGTCTTTTTCAACAGCTTTTTGTGTTGACATTTTGATGTATCCCTGTAGTCTGTAAGTAAGTAATTACTTACAAGCTACCAGCAATGCTAGTTTGTGTCAAGAAAATTAACACAACAGGTTTCAGATATAATAAAATCGGTATTAAATAGATGTAAATCTAAGTGTTATATATAAAAATCAAAGCGTTTATTAATTGTAGATTATGCTTAAATTGTTTTAATATGGGGAAGTTAAACTTTTGAGTTGCCATAGTAAATCATCTATATATTTAAAGGAAGCTGTTAGTGAATCCTATACAATCATTAAGTATTATGGAGGCCTAAATGATTAAGATACTGCTGTTGCTATTTTTCTTTGCAATGACAGCTAGTGCAGGAGCGATGGACTTATCGCTTAAAGATGCAATTGCTGTTGCACTTGAGAACAACAGAGATATAAACATTGAGAAGGAAAACGTTGTAGTTTCTGAGGGAGAAGTTACTACTCAGAAGGGGGCATTTGATCCGATTTTAAACATAAGCTCTTTCTACAATGACGGAGAAACACCGACTGTAAATACTTTTATACCGGACGGCACAGTTAATCAGGAGCAATTCGGAGTTACTGGAAACATTGATGGCAGATTATCTACTGGTACTTTCTATGATGTGTTTAATGTGTCTTCTACCAGAACCGAAACTGACTCTCCTTTAGATGATTTAAGCCCGAGCTGGTTTAACGATGTTACTTTTTCAATTGGGCAGGATCTACTGCGTAATTTTGGAGTAGACGTCAATAACGCATTTGTTATAACAGCCAGAAGATCAAATCAGATTTCTATGAAGGAGTTTGAAAATGTTGTGACAAATGTGCTCCTGGAAGTTGAAAGACGCTATTGGCTATTAGTTGCTGCAGGACAAAACCTTGAGCTAGAGAGAAAGGCACTTGAGCTGGCAATAGATCTTCAGAAGAGAAATGAGATACAGGTAGAGGTCGGAGTACTACCGCCCGTTGCAGTGACACAAGCAAAATCTGAGGTAGCGGCAAGGGAGCTGGATGTAATTGTTGCGGAGAATACGCTTCAGGCGTCTGAAGATGATCTTAAAAATGTTTTGGCCATGGATTTGTCCCTTCAAATTAATACAACAGATGAACCTACTACTGAAGTTTATGAATTTAGTGAACAAGCATCGCTCGAGCAGGCCTATGAGCAAAGACCTGAGATTGAACAGGCGCAGTTGGAGATAGAAAATAGAAAAACTTTAAAGAAATACTATTCCAATCAAAGACTGCCTACTCTTAGCGTTGAAGGTAGCGTAAACCTTCAAGGCCTTGGCGGAGATGAAAATCCTGACAGACTTAGTTTCGGCGGTGAGCCTGAGCCGATACCCTCTAGGTTTTTGGGATCAAGTGAAGCATTTAACCAGATCTTTGGCGCGGATTTTACGACCTGGCAGGTTCTTGGTGTATTTAGATTCCCAATATTTAATAGAGCCGCGCGAGGAGAGTACGTTAAGGCCAGCGCTGAGTTTGACCGAAGTGTAATAGTTCTTAAGAAAACCCAGGACGACGTAGCGCTTGATGTTAAGAGCGCAATAAGAGAGATTGAAAATAGCTTAAGAGCAATTGATGCCGCAAGAGTATCTGTTGAGCTGGCTTCAGAAGTAGTTATTAATGAGCAGGAGCGTCTTAATGTAGGAATTGGAACTACTAGGGAGGTTCTAGAGGCTCAAAGAGACCTAATTGACGCTGGAGTTAGAGAAATTACCGCAATTGCCAATTATAATATAGCTCTTGCAGAGCTAGAAAGAGCTAAAGGAACTCTGCTTGAGAAAGACGGGGTTGTCATTGAAGAATAAGCTATATATTTTTTTATTAGGCGAACTATTAAAAAATAGTTATACAATGTGACATACCTTTCATTTCAGCTATAATATTTTCAACTTTTGATTAAGGAGATTTACATGGCAAGCGAAGCAATAATAGAGATTAGTGATTCAAATTTTGAAGCAGAAGTAGTAAACAGTGATGTGCCTGTATTAGTAGATTTTTGGGCTCCGTGGTGTGGTCCTTGCAGAGCGATAGCTCCTTTGGTTGAGGAGATCTCTACATCATACGAAGGGAAAATAAAAGTTGGCAAAATGAATGTTGATGAAAATCAATCTACAACAATGAAGTTTGGTATTAGAAGTATACCGACAATAATAATGTTTAAAGGCGGCGAAGCAGTAGATCAGATTATTGGCGCAGTTCCAAAAGGTGAAATAGAGAAAGTTGTTGAAAAATCTCTAGCCTAGCAAATGAAAAATATTAATTTATATGGAGCTAACTAGCTACATTAGTTAGCTGCTCCTCAAGTTTTGCAATTTTACTATCAAGCTCATTTATTTCTTTGCTTTTAGCTACGATTTGTTCCGTGTAATCTAGACTGTTTTCATCCTTGCTAGGTGTTGAAGAACCACCAACTTTATTTAGCGCACTCAAAGTAGTCTTTTTGTCAAACTCATAAACAGTTTCTCGCTCGCCGTTAATTCTTTTTGAGTATTTTCTTGAGGCAATTCCGAATTTTCCTAAAACTCTTCCCAGCCACTGAAGATTTTGCCCTTTTTGCTCGGATTTCGGAAGTGACTTCTGAACCTCTGCTGAGAGTGCCTTAGCCGTTATCTTAAATTCTTTATCAGTGTCTTCAAATAAAATTTTATCTTTGCTTCCACTGCAAATTTCACTTAAAACACTCAGAACCGCTAGTTCCCATTTGTCGGGCTGGGTCTGTTTGGATTTTTTTGAGGAACTTTTGCTAACCAAAATTCCTTCGCTGCTATCAGAAGCTTCAATCATTAAATGGGCTAACTTACCAATTTCGAGTAGCACATTTTTTCTCTCAGCTCCAAGTTCTGAGATCTGAAGCCTTATCTTTTGTTTCCCTATAATTTCTTTAGACTTTACATTGACAGTTGATATGCCCTTATCAATTTTCCCTTTAATTTTCCCAATTAGGTCTGACATTATCTCATACCCCCTTTTTAAATAATATACTGAAATCAGCTTTGATGTAAGAGCCTATGAATAAAGTCGATTTTATAGATTGAAGATTCTTCTAGCAAGTATATTTTGGAAAAATGCTTTTAAATTTGATATATTTTCTTTCAAATATTTTTGATGTAAGAGGTGAATTATGTGGTCTAAAGGTCAAAACGTAAAGCTTACTCAGGTGATCGAAGGTAAAAAAGACAGTTTCAATGAAGGTCTTAGAGGTACGATTGTTGAGATATTTGAGATGGATCATGGCAATTCGTACAGGGTTCAGTTTCAAGATGGAAGAGTAGCCAGATTTCCAGAAGAGCTTATGAATGAAGCAGTAGAGATTATTTAATAATAAATTATAATGGACGGATGAGCGCTCTAGCCATAGCGCCGTCAGCGCCTTTAATTTTCACAGGAAGGCAAATCATCTCATAGTTGCCGGGTTTAATATTATAAAGATCAAGTCCTTCTACGGCACATATGCCGGCGCCTAATATGATTTCATGAACCTGGGGCCCGTTATCTTCGTATCCGCCAATTGATAAGTAATCCACACCAATCATCTGTACTTTGCGGTCGGCTAGAAACTGGGCTGCCTCAGTAGATAGGTGCACAAACTTTTTGTTAAAAGGTTTATTTATCCACTTGGATTTTGAGTTTCTAGTCTTAAACAAAATACGCTCGCCGGCTCTTATTCTATGAGGTCTAATTTCTTCGACTTTGATATATTCTTTATCACTAATCTCAATCACACGGGCTTTTCCAATTGCGGCAGTAAGCGGCATTTTATCTATTCCCACTGCAGACTTTTTAAAATGACTTGGAGCATCCATGTGAGTTCCTGCATGAACGGCCATAGAGATATGAGTTAGATTGCAAACATCTCCATTATTTAGATCCAATACTTTTTTGATCTCAATAACAGGATCATCCGGCCAATGTATCATCCCATCCGTGAGTGGAACAGAAATATCTATCCAGCCTTCATCTAATTCTATATGTTTGATTTTGGCCAATGGAACTCTCCCAATTATTCTATTTTGCTAATAATTGTTTGTGCTACTTCAGCGGGCGAAAGATCGTCAGTGTCAATTATGAGGTCTGCCTTTTCATACATAGGTGTTCTTTTCTCTAATAGCTCGCTAGCAGTTTTAATAGGATCATCTACTTGAAGCAGAGGGCGGGAGTTATCATCTTTAATTCGTTTCCATACGCTCTCAACTTTCGCTCTTAGATAAATAGTTAGACCG is a window of Thermodesulfobacteriota bacterium DNA encoding:
- a CDS encoding 3'(2'),5'-bisphosphate nucleotidase — translated: MKYENELRTAIDAVKKACRLCTKVQASLVSEETMTKKDKSPVTVADFGAQTIICHELMKAFPNDPVVAEEDSVELRKKEGEFLSRKVYEYVSEVLPELREDEIHSIIDRGGYQGGAVGRFWTLDPIDGTKGFLRGEQYAVALALIENGEVVLGVLGCPNLSADLNKSDSETGLIYSAVKGSGSSAEHIESERSDKVEVSDIEHPSYAPFCESVESAHSSHSDSEKISQILGVTAEPIRIDSQCKYAVIARGDASIYLRLPTRKDYSEKIWDHAAGSIIVSEAGGRVSDIYGNNLDFSKGRTLADNKGIVGTNGELHELVISAVVEVLNSD
- a CDS encoding efflux RND transporter permease subunit, which produces MKLVDTSIKKPVSVAVGVIFIVLFGFIALFNIPVQLTPDVDKPIISVNTFWEGASPQEIETEIIREQEDELKTLDNLVEMTSESQDSSGNIVLEFAIGTDIDAAVVDVSNKLNQVQEYPDNVDQPVILTTDVGASAMAWFILKPKEGNIVDIYQYHDFANDFIKPRFERVSGVGSSNVFGGYEREMQVVVDPNALAARGITINEMADAIRSDNDNYSAGDFDEGKRRYIVRTVGEYTSPQDIENVIITRKNGAPVYVRDVANVSLGYKDADYAVRQNGEPAIAINAVKESGANSIDVMAGLIEAMDELNQGELQKLDLRMFNVYEETSYIVRAIDLVQQNLIIGGLLAVLVLLFFLRSASSTLIVATAIPISIIGTFVVMSALGRTINVISLAGMAFAVGMVIDNSIVVLENIYRHMQMGKSRVQAAYDGTVEVWGAVLASTLTTAAVFVPVIFVQDQAGQLFRDIAIAISVSVILSLIVSITVIPTISAKILSVVKPKPGRNFTNLWGITNRAESVSIAISNLVSHILSTTRTRILVVLTFTIGAILLSWIMMPKTEYLPEGNRNLVFGILIPPPGYNIGEFTDIGIGIEEDLRRYWEAEVGSEQAQELDGPLMEHFFYVATGRQAFMGARARKSDEVKGLMPPMHTALRQIPGMIAIVNQSSIFQRGIGEGRSINIQITGPDLEQLVGIAQKVFFLAMEKIPEGQVRPIPSLDLGNPEVQLVLNRERASDVGITNQELGFMLNALVDGATISEYQLDGDEIDLTLRGMDEYASRTHEIEDLMINTEGGKMLTLGSIADVNVTTGPEQINHYERQRTIAISVIPPEQMPLETAIEVINGEILAPLIQSGELSGAYDAILTGSADDLTKTRQALQWNFILAAIIAFLLMASLFESFLYPLVIMFSVPLAAFGGFLGLFVLNLFIYMPLNILTMLGFVILIGIVVNNAILIVHQSLNNIRDHAMKHKEAIVESVRSRIRPIFMSTTTSVFGMLPLIILPGSGSEFYRGLGSVVVGGLLVSTMFTLILVPSVFSLVLDAKINFSQWFSKIRGGTKGLAPSK
- a CDS encoding efflux RND transporter periplasmic adaptor subunit, which encodes MAQAPPAAPVEVEKVQEQTLQKPVTLVGAVQPDKSSTIASEIEGLVESLPGTEGKFLEKGEVIAEFNTRSLEIDLKEAQANKREAQARFQLARKNLVRFEELEQKGVASTQQLQDAESEKSALGARIAQFQAQVDSLEYDIEKSKITAPFSGYVTQEFTEVGQWVQKGGPVVELIDIDIAEIKIDMPERYVSQIKKGLKVNVNFDALPDVNIEGEITSVVPQADAESRTFPVKINLDNKDGTIKSGMVARVSFPIGDPSTVMLVPKDAIVTQNNANFIYIVNEGAAQPLPISTGMAYEDKIQVIGPVQSGQEVVVKGNERLMPNQPVTVINQESEQNKVN
- a CDS encoding TetR/AcrR family transcriptional regulator, whose translation is MSTQKAVEKDNQAQSEKTTTRDKILETAIELFAEKGFNGTTTKEIAEAAEVNESLIFRHFSTKSDLYGAIIEKKIDDEPGIELPIQTYKDTKDDYLIFRSIAERMLEKCGNDSSFIRLLHFSALEGHELSDMFFNTYVEYVDMLLSDYIEGRIKDGAFKNVNSLCASQAFIGMIVNHIIVKELFGEKKRNKTSNEELVETYVTVFLDGIKAK
- a CDS encoding TolC family protein gives rise to the protein MIKILLLLFFFAMTASAGAMDLSLKDAIAVALENNRDINIEKENVVVSEGEVTTQKGAFDPILNISSFYNDGETPTVNTFIPDGTVNQEQFGVTGNIDGRLSTGTFYDVFNVSSTRTETDSPLDDLSPSWFNDVTFSIGQDLLRNFGVDVNNAFVITARRSNQISMKEFENVVTNVLLEVERRYWLLVAAGQNLELERKALELAIDLQKRNEIQVEVGVLPPVAVTQAKSEVAARELDVIVAENTLQASEDDLKNVLAMDLSLQINTTDEPTTEVYEFSEQASLEQAYEQRPEIEQAQLEIENRKTLKKYYSNQRLPTLSVEGSVNLQGLGGDENPDRLSFGGEPEPIPSRFLGSSEAFNQIFGADFTTWQVLGVFRFPIFNRAARGEYVKASAEFDRSVIVLKKTQDDVALDVKSAIREIENSLRAIDAARVSVELASEVVINEQERLNVGIGTTREVLEAQRDLIDAGVREITAIANYNIALAELERAKGTLLEKDGVVIEE
- the trxA gene encoding thioredoxin, producing MASEAIIEISDSNFEAEVVNSDVPVLVDFWAPWCGPCRAIAPLVEEISTSYEGKIKVGKMNVDENQSTTMKFGIRSIPTIIMFKGGEAVDQIIGAVPKGEIEKVVEKSLA
- a CDS encoding cyclase family protein; translated protein: MAKIKHIELDEGWIDISVPLTDGMIHWPDDPVIEIKKVLDLNNGDVCNLTHISMAVHAGTHMDAPSHFKKSAVGIDKMPLTAAIGKARVIEISDKEYIKVEEIRPHRIRAGERILFKTRNSKSKWINKPFNKKFVHLSTEAAQFLADRKVQMIGVDYLSIGGYEDNGPQVHEIILGAGICAVEGLDLYNIKPGNYEMICLPVKIKGADGAMARALIRPL